One Ostrea edulis chromosome 2, xbOstEdul1.1, whole genome shotgun sequence genomic region harbors:
- the LOC125682511 gene encoding uncharacterized protein LOC125682511 isoform X2 — MAAKYPTSGQQQPPPYPGAPPPYQYPQAGATVIIQQQPLPPNARIVVQQRPPPTNHGLLGSLTKDLNKFGRSVQKELDSAGNMIRSEYNQVNYGPVLQNFVTGNQIQLVSKASGRALQIVQSPSGQLVIDGMGIVGPQAFNAVWTVINEGNNQVRLHNNFNYLGIVNGQTILIHMPKGAHLGVETKFQMVLKGENFVCLESPKERGKCVGILGDGTLKPALACSSSDEHAKFGVCLTSTPYSQYPTQK; from the exons ATGGCAGCAAAGTATCCTACAAGCGGACAGCAACAGCCCCCTCCATACCCTGGGGCCCCTCCTCCCTACCAGTACCCACAGGCTGGG GCGACAGTGATAATACAACAGCAACCACTTCCACCAAAT GCCAGAATAGTAGTACAACAACGCCCACCACCAACAAAC CATGGTTTGCTAGGATCATTGACAAAGGATCTGAACAAGTTTGGTCGCTCCGTTCAAAAAGAATTAGACTCAGCAGGAAATATGATTAGATCTGAATATAACCAAGTCAACTATGGACCTGTTCTT CAAAACTTTGTGACGGGTAACCAGATACAGTTGGTGTCTAAAGCTAGTGGACGTGCCCTACAGATTGTCCAGTCTCCCTCTGGTCAGCTTGTCATTGATGGCATGGGGATTGTTGGACCACAGGCCTTCAATG CTGTGTGGACCGTGATAAATGAAGGAAACAATCAAGTCCGCCTTCACAACAACTTCAATTACCTGGGGATAGTGAATGGGCAGACCATTCTTATACACATG CCCAAGGGAGCCCATCTTGGGGTAGAAACAAAGTTTCAGATGGTGTTAAAAGGAGAGAATTTTGTGTGTCTTGAGTCCCCTAAAGAGAGGGGGAAGTGTGTCGGGATCCTAGGGGATGGGACACTGAAGCCAGCTTTGGCCTGCTCTTCCTCAGATGAACACGCTAAGTTTGGAGTCTGTCTGACA AGTACTCCATATTCGCAATATCCTACACAAAAGTAA
- the LOC130051536 gene encoding uncharacterized protein LOC130051536 — translation MSITAYEMSITSYQQMSITAYQMSITACQQMSTTVYQQMSTTPCQQMSTTAYQQMSTTVYQQMSTTVYQQMSTTVYQQMSTTPCQQMSTTVYQQMSTTPCQQMSTTVYQQMSITPCQQMSTTVYQQMSTTPCQQMSTTVYQQMSTTVYQQMSITVYQQMSTTVYQQMSTTVYQQMSTTVYQQMSTTPCQQMSITVYQQMSTTVYQQMSTTVYQQMSTTVYQQMSITPCQQMSTTAYQMSITVYQQMSITAYQMSITSYSKELVTSNQLPATTTSNKILKQKELVTSNQLPATTTSNKILKQKELVTSNQLPATTTSN, via the exons ATGAGCATCACTGCGTATGAAATGAGCATCACTTCGTATCAACAAATGAGCATCACTGCGTATCAAATGAGCATCACTGCGTGTCAACAAATGAGCACCACTGTGTATCAACAAATGAGCACCACTCCGTGTCAACAAATGAGCACCACTGCGTATCAACAAATGAGCACCACTGTGTATCAACAAATGAGCACCACTGTGTATCAACAAATGAGCACCACTGTGTATCAACAAATGAGCACCACTCCGTGTCAACAAATGAGCACCACTGTGTATCAACAAATGAGCACCACTCCGTGTCAACAAATGAGCACCACTGTGTATCAACAAATGAGCATCACTCCGTGTCAACAAATGAGCACCACTGTGTATCAACAAATGAGCACCACTCCGTGTCAACAAATGAGCACCACTGTGTATCAACAAATGAGCACCACTGTGTATCAACAAATGAGCATCACTGTGTATCAACAAATGAGCACCACTGTGTATCAACAAATGAGCACCACTGTGTATCAACAAATGAGCACCACTGTGTATCAACAAATGAGCACCACTCCGTGTCAACAAATGAGCATCACTGTGTATCAACAAATGAGCACCACTGTGTATCAACAAATGAGCACCACTGTGTATCAACAAATGAGCACCACTGTGTATCAACAAATGAGCATCACTCCGTGTCAACAAATGAGCACCACTGCGTATCAAATGAGCATCACTGTGTATCAACAAATGAGCATCACTGCGTATCAAATGAGCATCACTTCGTACAGT AAAGAGTTAGTTACTAGCAACCAGCTACCAGCCACTACCACAAGTAACAAGATACTAAAACAGAAAGAGTTAGTTACTAGCAACCAGCTACCAGCCACAACCACAAGTAACAAGATACTAAAACAGAAAGAGTTAGTTACTAGCAACCAGCTACCAGCCACTACCACAAGTAACTAA
- the LOC125682512 gene encoding uncharacterized protein LOC125682512, which yields MEQASSTKVKYPPEEVDPLEMLSKNQHKIGHAVEDVIDAAGNVITSETRKHKFGPLLSNFDTGNLIQFVSKASGRSLRIVQARSGKLVVDGRGDIGEHAWNAVWTIINEGHNQIRIHNNFNFLSVVKGQCTIVHVPPGSEHDGLDTKLLLVLDPESFVALESVREPEKCVGIQDNGSLKPPENCTSSDDHAMFGVHLIKKS from the exons ATGGAGCAGGCATCGTCCACCAAGGTGAAATACCCACCGGAAGAG GTTGATCCATTAGAAATGCTGTCTAAAAATCAGCACAAGATTGGACATGCTGTGGAGGACGTAATAGATGCTGCCGGAAACGTCATTACCTCTGAAACAAGGAAACACAAATTTGGTCCTCTTCTA AGCAATTTTGACACTGGTAACCTGATACAGTTCGTATCTAAAGCCAGTGGGCGTTCCCTAAGGATTGTGCAGGCACGGTCCGGCAAACTCGTGGTGGACGGCAGGGGGGATATTGGGGAACATGCATGGAACG CTGTGTGGACGATTATCAATGAAGGACATAACCAAATCCGAATCCACAACAATTTTAACTTCCTGTCTGTAGTAAAAGGACAATGTACTATTGTTCATGTG CCCCCGGGATCTGAACATGACGGTCTAGACACCAAACTCCTGCTGGTGTTGGACCCAGAGAGTTTTGTGGCCTTGGAGTCGGTTAGGGAACCGGAGAAATGTGTTGGGATTCAGGACAACGGCTCTCTAAAGCCACCCGAGAATTGCACGTCTTCCGATGACCATGCAATGTTTGGAGTACATCTTATA aagaaatcatGA
- the LOC125682511 gene encoding uncharacterized protein LOC125682511 isoform X1 — MAAKYPTSGQQQPPPYPGAPPPYQYPQAGATVIIQQQPLPPNARIVVQQRPPPTNHGLLGSLTKDLNKFGRSVQKELDSAGNMIRSEYNQVNYGPVLQNFVTGNQIQLVSKASGRALQIVQSPSGQLVIDGMGIVGPQAFNAVWTVINEGNNQVRLHNNFNYLGIVNGQTILIHMPKGAHLGVETKFQMVLKGENFVCLESPKERGKCVGILGDGTLKPALACSSSDEHAKFGVCLTVRDFSNHQHNSFTVI; from the exons ATGGCAGCAAAGTATCCTACAAGCGGACAGCAACAGCCCCCTCCATACCCTGGGGCCCCTCCTCCCTACCAGTACCCACAGGCTGGG GCGACAGTGATAATACAACAGCAACCACTTCCACCAAAT GCCAGAATAGTAGTACAACAACGCCCACCACCAACAAAC CATGGTTTGCTAGGATCATTGACAAAGGATCTGAACAAGTTTGGTCGCTCCGTTCAAAAAGAATTAGACTCAGCAGGAAATATGATTAGATCTGAATATAACCAAGTCAACTATGGACCTGTTCTT CAAAACTTTGTGACGGGTAACCAGATACAGTTGGTGTCTAAAGCTAGTGGACGTGCCCTACAGATTGTCCAGTCTCCCTCTGGTCAGCTTGTCATTGATGGCATGGGGATTGTTGGACCACAGGCCTTCAATG CTGTGTGGACCGTGATAAATGAAGGAAACAATCAAGTCCGCCTTCACAACAACTTCAATTACCTGGGGATAGTGAATGGGCAGACCATTCTTATACACATG CCCAAGGGAGCCCATCTTGGGGTAGAAACAAAGTTTCAGATGGTGTTAAAAGGAGAGAATTTTGTGTGTCTTGAGTCCCCTAAAGAGAGGGGGAAGTGTGTCGGGATCCTAGGGGATGGGACACTGAAGCCAGCTTTGGCCTGCTCTTCCTCAGATGAACACGCTAAGTTTGGAGTCTGTCTGACAGTAAGAGATTTTTCTAATCATCAACATAATTCATTTACTGTAATCTAG
- the LOC130051535 gene encoding uncharacterized protein LOC130051535 — METSTTPRKTCVLSDVCILCRFSFVQIEKTIGGEEKVHKFYEMKLKLNSERLENIRKLTGLTDVDVTNIINAGVCKKCYRTVESVLKTESKHDLIKQKFREIALNAVKTNMLQLLSPRRKTITKRMLRSPSTSMPSAKKQPFDVSYVKLVKMAPFQDLTNTFIPTESKRTEVMLTLVCVVTSK, encoded by the coding sequence ATGGAGACATCAACAACACCAAGGAAGACTTGTGTTTTATCGGATGTATGCATCCTCTGTAGATTTTCCTTTGTTCAAATTGAGAAAACGATTGGCGGCGAAGAAAAAGTACACAAGTTTTACGAGATGAAGTTAAAACTTAACAGCGAAAGGTTAGAAAACATAAGAAAATTAACAGGACTGACAGACGTTGATGTCACGAACATAATAAATGCAGGTGTGTGTAAAAAATGTTACCGCACAGTAGAGTCTGTATTGAAGACTGAATCCAAACATGATTTAATTAAGCAGAAGTTTCGTGAGATAGCATTGAACGCGGTGAAAACAAACATGCTACAACTGCTCTCGCCTCGTAGAAAGACGATCACAAAACGCATGCTTAGGAGTCCTTCGACTTCTATGCCTTCGGCGAAAAAGCAGCCATTTGACGTATCTTACGTTAAGCTGGTGAAAATGGCACCCTTTCAGGACTTGACAAATACATTTATTCCAACAGAATCAAAGAGAACAGAGGTAATGTTAACCTTAGTATGTGTTGTAACTAGTAAATGA